CGTCGTACGGCGCCGGGCACTACGGCATGTGCGGTCGGGCCTACGACCCGCGGTTCCTGTTCGCCTGGCCGAGCGCCAAGTCCGCCGTCATGGGCCCGCAGCAGCTCGCCGGCGTGCTGTCGATCGTCGCGCGCGCCTCGGCCGCAGCGAAGGGGCAGCCGTACGACGACGAGGCGGACGCCGGGCTGCGCGCGATGGTCGAGGCGCAGATCGAGTCCGAGTCGCTGCCGATGTTCCTGTCCGGGCGGCTGTACGACGACGGCGTGATCGACCCCCGCGACACCCGCACGGTCCTCGGGCTGTGCCTGTCCGCGATCCACACGGCACCGGTCGAGGGCGCGCGCGGCGGCTTCGGCGTCTTCCGAATGTGAGGGCTGCTCCGATGATCTCCACTGTCCTTGTCGCGAACCGCGGCGAGATCGCCTGCCGGGTCTTCCGGACCTGCCGCGAGCTGGGCATCGCGACCGTCGCCGTGTACTCCGACGCGGACGCGGACGCCCTGCACGTACGCGAGGCCGACGCGTCGGTACGGCTGCCGGGGGCGGCGTCCGCGGACACGTACCTGCGCGGCGACCTGGTGGTCGCCGCGGCGCTCGCGGCCGGCGCGGACGCGGTGCACCCGGGGTACGGATTCCTCTCCGAGAACGCGGACTTCGCACGGGCCGTGCGGGACGCGGGCCTGGTGTGGATCGGGCCGCCGCCGGAGGCGATCGAGGCGATGGCCTCGAAGACCCGGGCGAAGGAACTGATGGGCATCGCGCCGCTGGCGGCCGGCGACGTGACGGACGCGGACCTGCCGGTCCTGGTGAAGGCGGCGGCGGGCGGCGGCGGGCGCGGGATGCGGATCGTCCGCGACCTGGACGCGCTGAGGGGCGAGCTGGCCGCCGCCTCGGCGGAGGCGGCGAGCGCGTTCGGGGACGGCGAGGTGTTCGTCGAGCCGTACGTGGAGGACGGCCGGCACGTGGAGGTGCAGGTCCTCGCCGACGCGCACGGCACGGTCTGGACGCTCGGCACCCGCGACTGCTCGCTCCAGCGGCGTCACCAGAAGGTCATCGAGGAGGCCCCCGCGCCCGGCCTGCCGGCCGCGCTCGTCGACGAGTTGTACGAGCGCTCCGCGACGGCCGCGAAGGCGGTCGGGTACGTGGGCGCGGGCACGGTGGAGTTCCTGGTCGCGGACGGCCGCGCGCACTTCCTGGAGATGAACACGCGGCTTCAGGTGGAGCACCCGGTGACGGAGGAGGTGTACGGGGTCGACCTCGTCGCGTTGCAGCTGGCGGTCGCGGAAGGCACGCCGCTGCCCGCCGATCCGCCGCTGCCGAGCGGCCACGCGATCGAGGCCCGGCTCTACGCGGAGGACCCCGCCTCCGGGTGGACGCCCCAGACCGGGGTCCTGCACCGCCTGGAGTTCCCTGGACGTGGTGAC
This sequence is a window from Streptomyces sp. HUAS YS2. Protein-coding genes within it:
- a CDS encoding biotin carboxylase N-terminal domain-containing protein, producing MISTVLVANRGEIACRVFRTCRELGIATVAVYSDADADALHVREADASVRLPGAASADTYLRGDLVVAAALAAGADAVHPGYGFLSENADFARAVRDAGLVWIGPPPEAIEAMASKTRAKELMGIAPLAAGDVTDADLPVLVKAAAGGGGRGMRIVRDLDALRGELAAASAEAASAFGDGEVFVEPYVEDGRHVEVQVLADAHGTVWTLGTRDCSLQRRHQKVIEEAPAPGLPAALVDELYERSATAAKAVGYVGAGTVEFLVADGRAHFLEMNTRLQVEHPVTEEVYGVDLVALQLAVAEGTPLPADPPLPSGHAIEARLYAEDPASGWTPQTGVLHRLEFPGRGDAGPLSGTHPQGVVVRVDTGYASGDVIPVHYDAMLAKIVVHAATRDEAVRKLAHVLDRAAVHGPVTNRDLLVTSLRHPEFRDPARLGTGFYGRNLDALTRPRGGAVYAAVAAALSDAARNAGRFGGGWRNLASQDQVKAYGEHEVRYRHGRRGPVVTAPEGVRVVAAAPDRVRLEVDGVVRDFDVAMYPDGTVHVGPHRLAARPRFTDPADQREPGSLLAPMPGTVVRVADGLAPGDRVTAGQPLLWLEAMKMEHRIASPASGTLTALHAVPGRQVEVGALLAVVQEEQQ